In Pseudoalteromonas marina, a genomic segment contains:
- a CDS encoding multifunctional CCA addition/repair protein gives MKSSLKNVYLVGGAVRDKLLNIASKDNDYVVIGETPSSMESLGFLPIGSDFPVYLHPKTKEEYALGRTERKSGKGYTGFVVDASPSVTLEEDLARRDLTINSMALDENGKIIDPFNGQHDLQNKILRHTTHAFVEDPVRVLRIARFLARYGSDWQIHPSTYALMRELKNKGELNHLVPERVWLETEKALGEKHPELYFQALDGLGIFPEIEQMKNVPQPANHHPEGDVFVHTMLVLRRAADLNFNSETRFAALTHDFGKALSYKIRGNLRGHEREGVAVVESFCNRLKVPNRFRDIGVLTSDNHTLCHTIDQLRPQTIHKLIVTNLNGLVHPERFLAFTQACQCDAQGRGETLVNKPYPQAIKLRAIHSKLQQMDKKHIVQEALKSGKKGPEIGEAVKLAEINCIKAFLSDEPSTTS, from the coding sequence GTGAAAAGTAGCTTAAAAAACGTTTACCTAGTCGGTGGAGCAGTACGCGATAAACTGCTAAACATTGCATCAAAAGATAACGATTATGTGGTTATTGGCGAAACGCCCAGTTCCATGGAGTCGCTTGGCTTTTTACCAATAGGTAGCGACTTTCCTGTTTATTTGCACCCAAAAACAAAAGAAGAATACGCACTAGGGCGTACCGAACGAAAAAGCGGTAAGGGTTATACAGGCTTTGTAGTAGACGCCAGCCCTAGCGTAACACTTGAAGAAGACCTCGCAAGGCGCGACTTAACCATAAACTCTATGGCGCTTGACGAAAACGGTAAAATTATTGACCCTTTTAATGGCCAACACGATTTACAAAACAAAATACTGCGCCACACTACACACGCTTTTGTAGAAGACCCTGTGCGAGTGCTGCGTATTGCACGGTTTTTAGCGCGTTACGGCAGCGATTGGCAAATCCATCCCAGCACTTATGCATTAATGCGAGAGCTTAAAAACAAAGGCGAGCTTAACCACTTAGTGCCTGAACGTGTATGGTTAGAAACCGAAAAAGCGCTTGGCGAAAAACACCCCGAGCTTTACTTTCAAGCATTAGATGGGCTGGGCATTTTTCCTGAAATAGAACAAATGAAAAACGTACCACAACCTGCCAATCATCACCCTGAAGGCGATGTATTTGTGCATACAATGTTGGTGCTTAGGCGTGCGGCCGACTTAAATTTTAATTCAGAAACCCGCTTTGCTGCGCTTACCCACGATTTTGGCAAAGCCCTTAGCTATAAAATACGCGGCAATTTACGCGGTCACGAACGCGAAGGTGTAGCGGTGGTAGAGTCATTTTGTAATCGTTTAAAAGTGCCTAATCGTTTTCGTGATATTGGCGTATTGACGAGCGATAATCACACTTTATGCCATACGATTGATCAGCTTAGGCCGCAAACTATTCATAAATTAATTGTCACTAATTTAAATGGTTTGGTGCACCCTGAGCGCTTTTTAGCATTTACTCAGGCCTGCCAATGTGACGCGCAAGGCCGCGGAGAAACACTGGTTAATAAGCCTTACCCGCAGGCAATTAAGTTGCGCGCCATTCATAGTAAATTACAGCAAATGGATAAAAAGCACATAGTGCAAGAGGCGCTTAAAAGTGGCAAAAAAGGCCCAGAAATAGGCGAGGCAGTAAAGCTAGCAGAAATAAACTGTATCAAAGCGTTTTTAAGTGATGAGCCAAGTACAACAAGCTAA
- a CDS encoding HAMP domain-containing sensor histidine kinase — translation MAATFTKHYNAMLNWRPNLIGQFALSMLLSLLPLSIVVIVFLNALNKQLATTQQIVSNNYQLTKSFASLKQDLNSLERATRQNWVLKSEALDTLIVDKWQSSVQSINDLKHINTNPDYTRQWAQLLNVLQTANQQLVEQKKQDAVLFIPVSELMTELTIWLKNKNEAQITLNQNELASLQTSFINWLVALIPLTLLVGGGFLWRISGRLKGLTRVIDKLGQGDWQQKIAVKGSSELVELGEKLQWVQTQLHMLEQQKDTFLRHVTHELKTPLASMVEGTDLLTDEIVGPINDEQKAVLSLITQSMVRLRMMIDSLLSYNAIRSTINSSSEVNIDHLIKKINGHFEHRLTARKQRIQWQNSVSSTVIALPNELIEMMLIQLISNSLKFSDDNQGVTVNLKCEQHQLCLVVADNGCGIKEHEINHIFSAFYQGKHDQSITLQGSGLGLTIVKETVEQLQGTLSVEKNKPHGCRFLIKIPISKSLGVN, via the coding sequence ATGGCTGCAACGTTTACTAAACATTACAATGCAATGCTTAATTGGCGCCCTAATTTAATAGGGCAGTTTGCGTTAAGTATGCTGCTGTCGTTATTGCCACTGTCTATAGTGGTCATTGTGTTTTTAAATGCGTTAAATAAGCAGCTAGCAACCACTCAACAAATTGTGAGTAATAATTATCAGCTTACTAAATCGTTCGCTAGTTTAAAGCAAGACCTTAACAGCCTAGAGCGCGCAACAAGACAAAACTGGGTATTAAAAAGTGAAGCGCTCGACACCCTCATAGTTGATAAATGGCAATCTTCAGTACAAAGCATAAACGACCTTAAACACATTAATACAAACCCAGATTACACACGCCAATGGGCACAGCTTTTAAATGTTTTACAAACAGCAAACCAGCAACTTGTTGAACAAAAAAAACAAGATGCAGTGCTATTTATACCTGTAAGCGAGTTAATGACAGAGCTAACAATATGGCTTAAAAATAAAAACGAAGCGCAAATAACCCTTAACCAAAACGAGCTAGCTAGCCTACAAACGTCGTTTATAAATTGGCTGGTGGCACTTATTCCACTTACTTTATTGGTTGGTGGTGGCTTTTTATGGCGTATAAGTGGGCGCTTAAAGGGATTAACTAGGGTTATTGATAAGCTAGGGCAAGGGGATTGGCAGCAAAAAATAGCGGTAAAAGGCTCGTCAGAGTTAGTCGAACTTGGAGAAAAACTACAGTGGGTACAAACTCAGCTGCATATGCTTGAGCAACAAAAAGATACGTTTTTACGCCACGTAACACACGAGCTTAAAACACCGCTTGCTTCTATGGTTGAAGGAACCGATTTACTAACAGATGAAATTGTTGGCCCCATTAATGACGAACAAAAAGCAGTGCTTTCCCTTATAACTCAATCTATGGTGCGCCTTCGCATGATGATAGACAGCCTACTGAGTTATAACGCTATTAGATCAACAATAAACAGCTCAAGCGAGGTTAATATTGATCATTTAATTAAAAAAATTAATGGCCATTTTGAGCATCGTCTAACAGCTCGAAAGCAACGTATTCAGTGGCAAAACTCTGTTTCAAGCACTGTTATTGCGCTTCCTAATGAACTAATAGAAATGATGTTAATTCAGTTAATTTCAAATAGCTTAAAATTTTCTGATGATAACCAAGGTGTGACTGTAAATTTAAAATGCGAGCAACATCAGCTGTGTTTGGTTGTGGCCGATAATGGCTGTGGCATTAAAGAGCACGAAATAAACCATATTTTTAGTGCGTTTTATCAAGGTAAACATGACCAAAGCATTACCTTACAAGGCAGTGGTTTGGGCCTAACAATAGTAAAAGAGACGGTTGAGCAGCTACAAGGCACATTAAGTGTTGAGAAAAATAAACCACACGGTTGCCGTTTTTTAATAAAAATACCAATCAGTAAAAGTTTAGGAGTTAATTAA
- a CDS encoding EF-hand domain-containing protein: MTAKALVFSTLLALGLVNTDAHAMDVEATFDALDKDNNGLLSEAEAQMDAVLKENFAQIDTDQSGQLSLNEFSKFIQ; the protein is encoded by the coding sequence ATGACAGCAAAAGCGTTGGTTTTTTCAACATTACTTGCATTAGGTTTAGTTAATACAGACGCACATGCTATGGACGTTGAGGCTACGTTTGATGCGCTAGATAAGGATAATAACGGCTTGTTAAGCGAAGCCGAGGCCCAAATGGATGCTGTGCTTAAGGAAAACTTTGCACAAATAGACACAGACCAAAGTGGGCAACTGTCGCTAAATGAATTTAGTAAATTTATTCAATAA
- a CDS encoding DUF1543 domain-containing protein, with protein MQLFMVYLGGRIQGCHIEMHDIRFVVGQNIEQTYTKLKSQWVGDKNSVHMDSFMAVNNIDGYKVEVVEGYVEQNKQLYFVNLGAYRSDSMAEQHDFALYVASSSEEAKQRAKHDLLAGLSHIHKDDLHDVDDCFAIDLLDSQLTIKLSPSGLSQPIKPDWFGYHVL; from the coding sequence ATGCAGTTATTTATGGTGTATTTAGGCGGGCGAATTCAAGGCTGCCACATAGAAATGCACGACATTCGCTTTGTAGTTGGGCAAAACATAGAGCAAACCTACACCAAATTAAAAAGCCAATGGGTTGGCGACAAAAACAGCGTACACATGGATAGTTTTATGGCTGTTAACAATATTGATGGCTACAAAGTAGAAGTGGTAGAGGGTTATGTTGAACAAAATAAACAGCTTTATTTTGTAAACTTAGGCGCTTACAGAAGCGACTCAATGGCAGAGCAACACGACTTTGCATTATATGTAGCAAGCAGTAGTGAAGAGGCAAAGCAGCGAGCTAAACATGATTTATTAGCAGGCCTAAGCCATATTCATAAAGACGACTTACACGACGTAGACGATTGCTTTGCAATTGATTTACTCGACAGCCAATTAACAATAAAACTTAGCCCAAGCGGGCTTTCACAACCCATAAAACCGGATTGGTTTGGTTACCATGTTTTATAA
- a CDS encoding sigma 54-interacting transcriptional regulator — MATNSPHKAKVLLVDDDASLLKLLAIRIESKGYQVTTCESGLAALQILKSHVFDAVITDLRMDEMDGMALHRQLQSRYPALPVIMMTAHGSIPDAVEATKQGIFAFITKPVDKDELFDSLANAIDIHGVNTDEAPSKSNIVTRSGAMLHLLEQVKLLGPTHVNVLISGASGTGKELLAQAIHQHSQVSNGPFVAINCGAVPGELLESELFGHKKGAFTGAVKDHQGLFQQAQGGTLFLDEIGDMPLNLQVKLLRVLQEKTIRPVGFQEEISIDVRIVSATHKNLPEAIKNQQFREDLYYRLNVVNLKLPPLCERREDISLLAQYFSASIAKRMNQNEKHFANDAMHALVRYDWPGNIRQLQNVVEQVVALTPGEVISAHLVLAALDSNEKSVEPLSLNDAKKEFERDYVINTLKMAGGNVAEGAKLAKRNRSDFYKLIKKHNIDVDSLA; from the coding sequence ATGGCCACAAATAGTCCGCACAAAGCAAAAGTGTTATTAGTTGATGACGATGCAAGTTTATTAAAGTTGCTTGCTATTCGTATTGAATCAAAAGGCTATCAAGTAACAACTTGTGAAAGTGGCTTAGCAGCGCTACAAATTTTAAAAAGTCACGTGTTTGATGCCGTAATTACCGACTTACGAATGGATGAAATGGACGGCATGGCGCTGCATCGTCAACTGCAAAGCCGATACCCTGCATTACCAGTAATTATGATGACAGCGCATGGCTCTATTCCCGATGCGGTTGAAGCCACTAAACAAGGCATTTTTGCCTTCATTACTAAACCGGTCGATAAAGACGAGCTATTTGATAGCCTTGCAAATGCAATAGACATTCACGGTGTAAATACCGATGAAGCCCCATCAAAAAGTAATATAGTAACGCGCAGTGGTGCCATGTTGCACTTGCTTGAACAAGTTAAGTTACTTGGGCCTACTCACGTTAATGTGCTTATTTCGGGTGCTAGTGGAACGGGTAAGGAGTTATTAGCGCAGGCTATTCATCAGCATAGCCAAGTAAGTAACGGGCCCTTTGTGGCTATAAATTGTGGTGCTGTACCAGGGGAGCTTTTAGAATCTGAATTATTTGGCCATAAAAAAGGAGCGTTTACTGGTGCTGTAAAAGACCACCAAGGTTTATTTCAGCAAGCGCAGGGCGGTACATTATTTTTAGATGAAATTGGCGATATGCCCCTTAATCTGCAAGTAAAGTTACTGCGTGTACTGCAAGAAAAAACCATTCGCCCAGTGGGTTTTCAAGAGGAGATCTCAATTGATGTGCGTATTGTATCGGCAACTCACAAAAACTTACCCGAAGCCATCAAAAACCAACAGTTTAGAGAAGATTTATACTACCGCCTAAATGTGGTTAATTTAAAATTACCACCACTGTGTGAACGCCGTGAGGACATAAGCCTACTAGCCCAATACTTTAGCGCAAGTATCGCTAAACGAATGAACCAAAATGAAAAACATTTTGCCAATGATGCTATGCACGCATTGGTACGTTATGATTGGCCGGGAAATATTCGTCAGTTACAAAATGTTGTTGAACAAGTGGTAGCCTTAACACCCGGTGAGGTTATTTCAGCGCATTTAGTCTTAGCAGCACTCGATAGCAACGAAAAAAGTGTAGAGCCGCTCTCATTAAACGACGCTAAAAAAGAGTTTGAACGTGATTACGTTATTAATACGCTAAAAATGGCAGGCGGCAACGTAGCAGAAGGCGCCAAGCTTGCTAAGCGTAATCGTTCAGACTTTTATAAACTCATTAAAAAACACAATATTGATGTTGATAGTTTGGCGTAA